CGTGGGCGCTCGCGGCGGCGCTCTCGCTCCTCGGCCTGCTCGCGACGGTGTCGCTGGGGCTCGTGATCGTCGGCGGGTTCGTCGGGTTCCTCATCTTTCTGGGCGCCTGGCGGGCGCTCTCGCTCGGGATCGCGGCCGTCGAGTGAGCAGAGTGCGACACGCACTTACCGTCGGCGGGTAGAGATCCGGCATGCGAATCACGAGCCGGGGCCGCGTCGAGGGAGGGCGCGAGCGGGTCACGCTCGTCCCCGAGACGCTCGACGACCTCTGGCACCTGAACTACGTCCTCGAACCGGGCGACCACGTCTCGGGTGACACGACCCGTCGGATCACCCGGGACGACGACGCGCTCAGGGACACCGGCGGCGAGCGCGAGCACCTCCACATCACGATCGAGGTGGAGTCCGTCGAGTTCCACAAGTTCTCGAACCGGCTTCGGGTCGCGGGCGTGATCGTCGGCTGCTCGCGCGAGGATCAGCTCGGCGCCCACCACACGCTGAACGTCGAGGAGCGCGCGGAGATCACCGTCGAGAAGCGGTTCAAACCCGACCAGAACGAGCGGCTGGAGGAGGCGGTCGCAGCCACCGAGAACCCCGACGTCGCCATCGCCACGGTCGAGGAGGGCGCCGCCTACGTCCACACGGTCGCCCAGTACGGCACCGAGGAGTACGCCTCTCTCGCCGGTCCGACGGGGAAGGGCGAGTTCGCCCGCGACCGCTCGGAGCTGTTCGCCGAACTCGCGACCGTCCTCTCCCGTCTGGACGTGGACGCGATCATCCTCGCCGGGCCGGGCTTCACGAAGGAGGACGCGCTGAAGTACGTGACGGAGAACCACCCCGATCTCGCCGAGGGGATCAGGACGGTCGACACCTCCGCCGTCGGGGACAGGGGTGTCCACGAGGTGCTCAAACGCGGCGCGGTCGACGAGGTGCAGGCCGAGACGCGCATCGCGGAGGAGGCACAGCAGATAGACGAGCTGATGAGCCGGATCGCGCAGGGGGCGAAGGCGGCTTACGGGATCGAGGAGGTGGCGAAGGCGGCGGAGTACGGCGCGGTCGAGACGCTGTTGATCGTCGACGAACGCCTGCGAGCCGAGCGCGCGGGCGACGGTGACTGGGGGGCCGACGCCGACGAGCTCGTGACGACGGTCGAGCGCCAGGGCGGGGAGGTGACGGTGTTCTCGAGCGAGTTCGAGCCGGCGAACCAGCTGGAGAACCTGGGAGGGATCGCCGCACTCCTCAGATACCGGTTGCAGTAGCCCTGGGTCAGCCGATCTCGACCGTGAGCCCGTCGCTCGCGACTCGCACCTCGCCGTCGTAGTACTCCGAAATCGAGTCGAGGAGGTCGTCCTCCCGGCCTTCGGTGTGCGGGAAGAGGTGCGTGAGGTAGACCCGGCCGACCTCGATCTCCAGGTCCGAGAGGAGTTCGCCGAGCACGCTCGGCGTGGTGTGACCCTCGACCTCGACGTCGTCCGGGAACGAACACTCGTGGACGAACACCGCGGAGCCGTCGGCGAAGCGGACAAGCCGGGCGACGGCCTCGCTGTCCGCGCCGAACGTGAACCGGTCGTCGAACCGGTAGGCGAAGCACTCGATCGAGTGTTCGGTCCTGCGGCTCTCGACGCCGAAGCCGGCGACCTCGAACGACTCCTCCGTTATCTCGCGGACTGAGACGTCGAACCGCCCTTCGAGGTAGCCGTGTGCCTCGAAGAAGCCCTCGACCATCGCCGCCGTCCCCTCCGGACCGACGACCTCGGGCATCGGCTCGTCGTCGATCCACCGCGCGACCAGCAGCGGCAGTAGGTCGGAGACGTGATCGAGGTGGAGGTGGCTCAGTAACACCGCCGAGATCCCCCCGTAGCCGACGTCGGAGGCCGCCAGTCGCTGGAGGACACCCGAGCCACAGTCGAGCAGCAGGTGGCGGTCGTCCTCGCTCACGAGCAGGCCGGCCTGGTAGCGCTCGCCCGTCGGCAGCGCGCTCCCGGTCCCGAGGAAGGTCACCTTCATGTCCCTGTGGGCGGCTGCTCGCCCCAAAAACGCTTCGAGCGCGTGCACGTGCGAACGCTCTTACGGGTGTGGTTCCACTAGCGATCGATGGACGGGCGCGCGGTGGGGAGCGTCGAGCCGGGTGGGAACGAGGAGGGGGTGCTGGAGTCGCTCGACCCGGTCGTGCGCGAGTGGTGGGTCGAGCAATTCGGGGAGTTCGTCTCCGTGAACGACGGCTACTTCACTCCGCCCCAGCGCGAGGCGATCCCGCTGGTCAAACGGGGGGAGAACACCCTGATCTGCGCACCGACCGGCTCGGGGAAGACGCTCGCGTCGTTCACCGCGGTGATCGACGACCTCGTCCGCCGCGAACGGGCGGCGGGGGCGACGAGCGACGACGAGGATGCGGGCGAGCGTGACGGAAGCGAGACGGAGGGCGGCCTCGAGAACTCCGTCTACTGTCTCTACGTCTCGCCGCTTCGTGCGCTCGCGAACGACATCAACCGGAACTTAGAGGAGCCGCTCTCGGCGATCACCGGGCGACTCGCCGAGCGAGGTGAGGAGATCGAGGTCCGCCAGGCGATCCGCCACGGCGACACGCCACGGTCCGAACGCGGGAAGATGCTCGAGGAGTGTCCGCACATCCTCAACACCACCCCGGAAACGCTCGCGATCCTGCTCAACTCGCCGAAGTTCAAGGAGAAACTCCGTACCGTGGAGTACGTCATCGTCGACGAGATCCACAGCCTCGCGGAGAACAAACGCGGCACTCACCTCTCGGTGAGCCTCGAACGACTCGAGGAGCTCGCGGCGCACTCGCCGACGCGGATCGGCTGTTCGGCGACGGTCGAGCCGCTCGAGACCGTCGCGGCGTTCCTCGTCGGTCGCGAGGAGCGAGCGGACGGGTTCGAGCCTCGCGACTGTGAGATCGTCGACACCCGGTTCGTCCGCGAGTTCGACCTCGAACTCTCCTGTCCGACGGACGACCTGATCGGGACGCCCGGCGAGCTGGTACAGGAGCGCTTCTACCGGGAACTCCACGACCTGGTCGGGAGCGCGACGAACACGCTCGTGTTCACGAACACGCGATCCGGTGCGGAGCGGGTGCTCCACGGCCTACGAGAGCGGTTTCCCGAACAGTACGGCGAGGGGAACTCCGGCTGTCACCACGGAAGCCTCTCGAAGGCCAGACGAACCGAGATCGAGGCGGGGCTGAAAGCCGGCGATCTGACGGTGGTGACGACCTCGACGAGCCTCGAACTCGGCATCGACATGCCTCACATCGATCTGGTAGTGCAGGTCGGTAGCCCGAAGTCGGTCGCCTCCCTGCTCCAGCGGGTCGGTCGGGCGGGCCATCGCCTCGGGCAGACGGTCCGGGGGAGGGTGCTCGCGCTCGACCGCGACGAACTGATCGAGTGTGCGGTGATGCTGCGGAAGGCGGAGGAGGGGTTCGTCGATCGGGTGTTCGTCCCCGAGCGCGCACAGGACGTCGCCGTCCAACACGTCTACGGGATGGCGATCAACGCGATCCGACCCGAGCGCGAGGTCCGGTCGACGCTCGCGCGAGCGTACCCCTACCGGGAGTACACCGACCGGGAGTGGGAGTCGCTGATGCGGTATCTCACTGCGGCGTACGAGGGGATGGAGGACAGACACGTCTACGCGAAGGTCTGGCGCGACACGAACGACCCGCCGGACGGCGAACACCACTACCCCGAGTTCCCGGTCGGGGAACCGCTGATCGGGAAGCGGGGACGGCTCGCCCGCGTCATCTACATGACGAACATCGGGACGATCCCCGACAGCTTCACCTGCGACGTCTACACGAGAGGTGAAAGCGAGTGGGTCGGGAACTTAGACGAGAGCTACCTCGACACGCTCGACCCCGGCGACGTGTTCGTCCTCGGGGGCCGGAACTTCGCGTTCAGGTACAGGAGGGGGTCGAAGGTCTACGTCGATCCGACCGGCGCGCGGCCGACGGTGCCCTCGTGGTTCTCCGAGCGCCTCCCGCTCTCGTACGACCTCGGCCGGGAGCTACTCGCCTTTCAGGAGGAGGTCGTCTCCCGTCACGAGGAGGGAGACGCACCCGCAGTCAGGCGGTGGCTCCGGGGGTTCCCGATCGACGAGAACGCGGTGCGAGCGCTCTCGCGGCTGTTCGACCAGCAGGTCGCCTACGCGGGAATCGAGAGCCTGAGCACGCCCGACAGACTGGTGATAGAGGAAGAACGCGACCGGACCGAGTACGTCAGACGCTACCACGTCCACTCCGAATACGGGAGGCGGTTCAACGACGGCCTCTCGCGGCTGCTCGCCCACCGGTGTGCCACCGAAGTAAACGCCTCGGTCACGGTCGCGGTCGCGGACAACGGTTTCTCGCTCTCGATGCCGCTCAACCGGAAGGTCGACATCGAGAGGCTGCTCCGCTCGATCGATCCCGGGACGATCCGCGAGGAGCTGCGAGCAGCGCTCTCGGACACCGACCTGCTCCAGCGCTACTTCCGGATCAACGCGACGCGCTCGCTGATGATCCTGAAGCGGTACAAGGGCTACGAGAAGTCGGCGTCCGAACAGCAGGTCTCCTCGGAGATGTTGCTGGGCTTCGCCCACGGGTTAGAGGAGTTCGCGGTGCTCGACGAGACGTATCGGGAGGTGATCGAGGACAGACTCGCGCTCTCGTCGCTCTCGGAGGTACTCGGGGAGGTTTCGGTGGGCGGTATCGACGTCGTCCACCACCGGGTGGACTCGCCGACGCCCCGTGCGTTCGGGCTCGCGACCCTCTCGGCGAGCGACGTCGTCCTCGCCGAGGACGAGAGCGCGGCGCTCCAGGAGTTTCACCGGCGCGTGCTCGAGGAGATCGGCGAGGAGAGCCCGCTTCTCGCGACCGAGGACTGATCGTGTCGACCGCTCTCAGACCGGGGCGACCCGCCAGGTCGTCGCGCTCGTGTACGACCATTTCTCGACGGTGATGTCGGCGGCGTCCTCGGTGAGCTGGACCATCAGTGCGCCGATCTCCTTCGGTGAGAGCCCCACGTCGTCCGAGATGAACTTCCCCTTGAAGTAGAACTCGCCCTCTTCGGCCCGTTCGGTGAGGTACTGCTCCAGTCGCTCCGCCTTCGTGGATCGCTCGACCGACCGCGTTGTCGTACTCATGCTGAACCGATTCATTCTACCCGAAATTAGTTAATATATGTTCGGTAGCATGTTGGTGTGTAGGTCGGTTTCCGCGAACTCACCTGGATTCGCCTAGGTGTTGGGTGTCGAACGCCGGACGCTCACCGCTCCGCCCAGTCGAGCATCCGCTCGTAGAGCGGATCGTTCGCGAGCGCCTCGCGCGTGCCGACGAGCACGAGCGCACGCTTCGCCCGCGTCAGCGCGACGTTGAGCCGTCGGTAGTCCTCGAAGATCGGTCCCTCCAGATCCCTCGTGGCGACGAACGAGACGATCACGACCTCCTTCGAGGAGCCCTGGAACCGGTCGACCGTGTCGACGGCCGTCTCCGGAAGCTCTCGGGAGAGCGCCGCCACCTGCGCGCGGTACGGCGCGATCACGCCGATCGACTCGCGAGGGACGCCGGCCGTCTCGAACGCCGCGACGATCTCGACCACTCGACTCACCTCTTCGTCGTCCGTTCGTCTGCCGTCGTCGCCCGCGACCGGAACGTACGAGACGGGGTCGCGCAGTTCTTCCGGGAGTCGGTCGGCCGAGACCCCCTCCAGATCGTCGATGCGCCGGGAGGCGACCTCGTGGGTGGCCGGCCTGAGTTTGCCGTCGTAGAACTCCCGCGAGGAGAACGCCTGGATCCGCTGGGCCATCCGGTACTGCCGGTCGAGCAGCACGCCCGCTTCGGGGAACTCCTCGATCAGCCGCGCGAACAGCGATCGTTCCAGTCCGTTCTCGGCGCGCACGACGGGCGGGAGCTGGTGGTGGTCGCCGACGAGGACGAACTTCTCCCCTCTGTTTATCGGCGCGAACGTCATCGGCTCGGTGAGCTGTGAGGCCTCGTCCACGAGGACGGCGTCGAACGCCTCCTCGCGCATGATCCGCGAGCCACAGCCGGCCGCCGTCGCCGCCACGACGGGTGCCTCCCTGAACGCCGCGACCCGTTCGTCGGGGTCACCCTCCGGGTCGAGTCGGTGGGGGAGCATGTCCTCGCGGACGCCCGTCTCGGTGCCGATACGGACGAACTCCGAGAATCCCTGCTCCGAGAGCGCCTCAAGGGCGTTGTCCACCGCCCGGTTCGTGAACGCCGAGAGCAGCACCCGATCGCCGCGCTCGGCGAGCGCGCGTATCGTCCGCGCGATGGTGTAGGTCTTCCCGGTCCCAGGCGGACCGTGGATCAGCGCGAAGTCCTCGGCCGCGACCGCCCGGCGAACCGCCTCGTCCTGGGAGGCGTTGTTCTCCACGAACCTCCCCTCCACCTCGGCGAACGCTGGAAAGCCATCTCCGAAGAGGATCGCCTTCCGTCGCTCCTCGCCTTTCAACAGCGCGTCGTGGAGCGCGGTGAGCATCGACCCGGCGCTCATATCGGATGGGTAGACGTCCAGTCTGGTGAACTCGACCGGCTCGTCGGTCGTGACGACGACCTCCTCTCCCACGGCTTCGACCCGTGCGAGTTCGGCGTGACCCGTCACCGGATCGCCGTCGCTGGCGAGCGCGAGGTCACCGTCGCGGATCTTCGAGACGGCTCGTGTCGGCTGGCGTGCGCGCAGCCGCCACCGTCCCCCCTCGATCCGCTCGCT
This region of Halalkalicoccus sp. CGA53 genomic DNA includes:
- a CDS encoding mRNA surveillance protein pelota → MRITSRGRVEGGRERVTLVPETLDDLWHLNYVLEPGDHVSGDTTRRITRDDDALRDTGGEREHLHITIEVESVEFHKFSNRLRVAGVIVGCSREDQLGAHHTLNVEERAEITVEKRFKPDQNERLEEAVAATENPDVAIATVEEGAAYVHTVAQYGTEEYASLAGPTGKGEFARDRSELFAELATVLSRLDVDAIILAGPGFTKEDALKYVTENHPDLAEGIRTVDTSAVGDRGVHEVLKRGAVDEVQAETRIAEEAQQIDELMSRIAQGAKAAYGIEEVAKAAEYGAVETLLIVDERLRAERAGDGDWGADADELVTTVERQGGEVTVFSSEFEPANQLENLGGIAALLRYRLQ
- a CDS encoding MBL fold metallo-hydrolase — protein: MKVTFLGTGSALPTGERYQAGLLVSEDDRHLLLDCGSGVLQRLAASDVGYGGISAVLLSHLHLDHVSDLLPLLVARWIDDEPMPEVVGPEGTAAMVEGFFEAHGYLEGRFDVSVREITEESFEVAGFGVESRRTEHSIECFAYRFDDRFTFGADSEAVARLVRFADGSAVFVHECSFPDDVEVEGHTTPSVLGELLSDLEIEVGRVYLTHLFPHTEGREDDLLDSISEYYDGEVRVASDGLTVEIG
- a CDS encoding DUF7123 family protein — translated: MSTTTRSVERSTKAERLEQYLTERAEEGEFYFKGKFISDDVGLSPKEIGALMVQLTEDAADITVEKWSYTSATTWRVAPV
- a CDS encoding ATP-dependent helicase, translating into MDGRAVGSVEPGGNEEGVLESLDPVVREWWVEQFGEFVSVNDGYFTPPQREAIPLVKRGENTLICAPTGSGKTLASFTAVIDDLVRRERAAGATSDDEDAGERDGSETEGGLENSVYCLYVSPLRALANDINRNLEEPLSAITGRLAERGEEIEVRQAIRHGDTPRSERGKMLEECPHILNTTPETLAILLNSPKFKEKLRTVEYVIVDEIHSLAENKRGTHLSVSLERLEELAAHSPTRIGCSATVEPLETVAAFLVGREERADGFEPRDCEIVDTRFVREFDLELSCPTDDLIGTPGELVQERFYRELHDLVGSATNTLVFTNTRSGAERVLHGLRERFPEQYGEGNSGCHHGSLSKARRTEIEAGLKAGDLTVVTTSTSLELGIDMPHIDLVVQVGSPKSVASLLQRVGRAGHRLGQTVRGRVLALDRDELIECAVMLRKAEEGFVDRVFVPERAQDVAVQHVYGMAINAIRPEREVRSTLARAYPYREYTDREWESLMRYLTAAYEGMEDRHVYAKVWRDTNDPPDGEHHYPEFPVGEPLIGKRGRLARVIYMTNIGTIPDSFTCDVYTRGESEWVGNLDESYLDTLDPGDVFVLGGRNFAFRYRRGSKVYVDPTGARPTVPSWFSERLPLSYDLGRELLAFQEEVVSRHEEGDAPAVRRWLRGFPIDENAVRALSRLFDQQVAYAGIESLSTPDRLVIEEERDRTEYVRRYHVHSEYGRRFNDGLSRLLAHRCATEVNASVTVAVADNGFSLSMPLNRKVDIERLLRSIDPGTIREELRAALSDTDLLQRYFRINATRSLMILKRYKGYEKSASEQQVSSEMLLGFAHGLEEFAVLDETYREVIEDRLALSSLSEVLGEVSVGGIDVVHHRVDSPTPRAFGLATLSASDVVLAEDESAALQEFHRRVLEEIGEESPLLATED
- a CDS encoding AAA domain-containing protein; amino-acid sequence: MNVRGVVVEPGERRSVTTRYGERELVETTVRNGDGERRVTLWGKWAETADHLEPGMELLVTDAEETEFRGEAGYATTKASYAVVEPSFLVNVTDVRSWVQCPRIYYLNKLSGVPLAYPVTKGTVVHEVFGDLLRGATLDEAVPERVREAGLELGLLGRSADEVEADVRANARAIEGWLSQGTFDEEDSWRSEYTLISETFGMKGRADALRRGMPVELKTGKNTRRDPRFQDKVQAACYALMLADRGGVDGDPPDTGTLLYTKNSALDRAEETGDLSPAKEFSIGKGFLEFVVRTRNEIAAMEYSLTVPTGHEANAKCEYCFERDSCMVVAGRLDQESKAGTIGTSLPERELAYFERSYERVEEERREAHREYAKLWEQSPEERAADDRALIDLEFVGSERIEGGRWRLRARQPTRAVSKIRDGDLALASDGDPVTGHAELARVEAVGEEVVVTTDEPVEFTRLDVYPSDMSAGSMLTALHDALLKGEERRKAILFGDGFPAFAEVEGRFVENNASQDEAVRRAVAAEDFALIHGPPGTGKTYTIARTIRALAERGDRVLLSAFTNRAVDNALEALSEQGFSEFVRIGTETGVREDMLPHRLDPEGDPDERVAAFREAPVVAATAAGCGSRIMREEAFDAVLVDEASQLTEPMTFAPINRGEKFVLVGDHHQLPPVVRAENGLERSLFARLIEEFPEAGVLLDRQYRMAQRIQAFSSREFYDGKLRPATHEVASRRIDDLEGVSADRLPEELRDPVSYVPVAGDDGRRTDDEEVSRVVEIVAAFETAGVPRESIGVIAPYRAQVAALSRELPETAVDTVDRFQGSSKEVVIVSFVATRDLEGPIFEDYRRLNVALTRAKRALVLVGTREALANDPLYERMLDWAER